One Cryptomeria japonica chromosome 9, Sugi_1.0, whole genome shotgun sequence genomic window carries:
- the LOC131030225 gene encoding protein GLUTAMINE DUMPER 5, translating into MVVVMVLQAEAEFTSSSAPNNASLEEWKSPVPYLLGGIGAMIGLIALALLILACSYFKSPGHGQGGANQVLCRDEIHASGDYGEEKVMVIMAGEEKPTFLAKPVMVEVPT; encoded by the coding sequence ATGGTGGTCGTTATGGTTCTGCAGGCTGAAGCTGAATTTACGTCCAGTAGTGCACCCAATAATGCCAGTCTAGAAGAATGGAAATCACCAGTTCCTTATCTCCTTGGTGGAATTGGTGCTATGATTGGTCTGATTGCTTTGGCTTTGTTGATTCTCGCTTGTTCATATTTTAAATCTCCTGGTCATGGACAAGGAGGTGCTAATCAAGTTTTGTGTAGGGATGAGATTCATGCATCTGGTGATTATGGGGAGGAAAAGGTTATGGTGATAATGGCCGGGGAAGAGAAGCCAACTTTTCTTGCTAAACCTGTAATGGTGGAAGTTCCAACCTGA